In one window of Nycticebus coucang isolate mNycCou1 chromosome 23, mNycCou1.pri, whole genome shotgun sequence DNA:
- the C23H4orf48 gene encoding LOW QUALITY PROTEIN: neuropeptide-like protein C4orf48 homolog (The sequence of the model RefSeq protein was modified relative to this genomic sequence to represent the inferred CDS: deleted 1 base in 1 codon) yields MRVARRTRTVSRVARGAGLGVPELRAARASSAMAPPPALRFPPMSPAPPLLLLLLLLSLALLGTLRAEPATGSAVPAQSRPCVDCHAFEFMQRALQDLRKTAYSLDARTETLLLQAERRALCACWPTGR; encoded by the exons ATGCGCGTTGCGCGGCGCACGCGGACAGTC TCTCGAGTCGCCAGAGGTGCTGGTCTCGGGGTCCCTGAACTGCG GGCGGCCCGGGCTTCCTCGGCCATGGCCCCTCCGCCAGCGCTCAGGTTCCCCCCGATGTCGCCAGCACCAccgctcctgctgctgctgctgctgctgagctTGGCGCTGTTAGGCACCCTCCGCGCCGAGCCCGCCACCGGCAGTGCTGTCCCTGCACAGA GCCGCCCGTGCGTTGACTGTCACGCGTTCGAGTTCATGCAGCGAGCCCTGCAGGACCTGCGGAAGACGGCCTACAGCCTGGACGCGCGG ACAGAGACCCTCCTGCTACAGGCTGAGCGCCGGGCCCTGTGTGCCTGTTGGCCAACTGGGCGCTGA